The genomic interval ATCTAATTAGTAGCGCAAATCCTTAAGGGAAATCATCAAAAGATGACGGGAAATATGCAAATCGGGTCAAGTACAATAGAAATTATGAATAGATTCTATTGGAAATGATAACTAATAGAACAAATACGAAAGCGCATTGTACATCGGAGTATGGATTCCGTAGTCACAAGCTAGATAAAAGAATGAAAGTGAGATCTTTCACGAGGCTGATCTTGGTTCTTGAAAGAAAGTGGGGAAATTCGCTAGCTAACAGGCTCTGAAGGCTTGCCGCCATGGGCCATATCTTTTAAAGGTTTATCCATAGTCAAAGTTTTACAGTTTCCTGGACAACAAAAAAAAAGCCGGGATTATTCCACGGCAGTAGCGTCATTTTTCTATTATTTAATTCGTCTAATCTCAGCCTCTTGATCAATAGACCGTCTCGAAAGGATATCCAAGGTTAATTCATGGCGCTGCTGTGTGGCTTGCACGGATTGAACCATTTCCTTTAGCTCATGGATTTGTTCAGAGTTCCGAACCACTTGATCCGTAACAGCATCAAGCTTATTTTCCATTTTATCTAGTCGTGCATCCATCTTGTCTAGTCGTGCATCCATCTTGTCTAGTCGCTCATCCATCTTGTCTAGTCGCTGGTGTACAGGTGCCAACTCTTCTTTTATGACTAACCTCAATGCTTCGATGATTTCAGTATTCACATAACCCCTCCTTCATAAAATCATTCTATCTATCATTATCAGCCAAATCTATTTTTTTATCAAGCGGTTCGGATGGAGGGATTTCCAAAAAGAGGACTTCCTCGAAAAATGGTTTATGTGCAAAAAATCACAGAAGTAACGCAAAAAATTTGGGGAAATAAGCATATTCTACGGGAAATGATCAAAAAACCTAAAAACAAATGCAAATTCTATGGGAAATAACTCAAAAGTACCTGGGAAATGAGCAAATCCCAAGAATCCCAATTCCATCAAAAAAGTACCTATCACTCTCCGTTCATATTGAATATCATCCCATTCTAGAGAGTAACAGGCACTAATTTTATTTAATTCATGACAAGTCCACCATCGACAACTAAGTTTTGTCCTGTAATAGCTCGACTCCATGGCGATGCAAAAAACAATGTAGCATCCGCTAGTTCCTGTGGAGTTGTGACTCGATTTAATGGGGTACTTTCTTTAATCAAATCAAAAACTGCATCAGGAGTCGACGCACTTGCATCTGTTGTTTGCAGCAACCCACCTGAAACCATGTTCACAGTAATCCCCTTTGGTCCAAGTTCACGAGCCATGCTTCTCGTAAAACCAATTAATGCTGCCTTTCCTGTATTATAATCATGATATGGAACAACAGGGTTTTGCACTAAATTAGTTCCAATATTGATGATTCTTCCAAATCCCAATCTAGCCATTCCTTCATAGGCAGCCTGTGTTGTATGCAAAGCCGCCTTTATACTTCCCTTTAATTGCGTTTCATAGTCCTCCCAATCAATCGTTGTTGCTTGTTTCCTGTTCAAAGCATCAAATTTGAAATGAACAAGCGCATTGTTAATAACGGTTGTGACTTCCTGGCCAAAATGTTTTTCCGCTTGATCAAACATTGCTTTCACCTGCTCTTGGTCAGTAACATCTGCTTGAATAGCAATCGCACGGTCCCCAATACTCTTTGCAACTTCTTTGGCTTTCTCTTCACTTTGATGATAGTTGACAATGACACGCGCATCTTCTCGCCCAAATGCTTTAGCAATTGCTGCTCCTAACCCTCTACCTGCTCCAGTTACCAATACAACTTGATCTTTTATTTCCACCATATATTCCTCCTCTTGTCTTTTCTAACAGTCACTCTTTTATTAAGTATATATC from Oikeobacillus pervagus carries:
- a CDS encoding 3-oxoacyl-ACP reductase codes for the protein MEIKDQVVLVTGAGRGLGAAIAKAFGREDARVIVNYHQSEEKAKEVAKSIGDRAIAIQADVTDQEQVKAMFDQAEKHFGQEVTTVINNALVHFKFDALNRKQATTIDWEDYETQLKGSIKAALHTTQAAYEGMARLGFGRIINIGTNLVQNPVVPYHDYNTGKAALIGFTRSMARELGPKGITVNMVSGGLLQTTDASASTPDAVFDLIKESTPLNRVTTPQELADATLFFASPWSRAITGQNLVVDGGLVMN